The proteins below are encoded in one region of Methanobacterium sp.:
- the mer gene encoding 5,10-methylenetetrahydromethanopterin reductase: AITASAITTLDELSNGRATLGIGPGDKATFDALGIEWTKPVSTIKDAITMMSTLMSGGKTESGANLMGTKAVQEKIPIYMGAQGPMMLKTAGGFSDGALINASNPKDFEAAVPLIKEGAAAEGKSISDVDVAAYTCCSIDDDAGKALGAAKIVVAFIAAGSPPPVFERHGLAPDTGAKFGAFLGKGDFGGAIGAVTDELMDAFSVVGTPADFVPKIEALGEMGVTQYVAGSPIGPDKEKSIKLLGEVIDNF; encoded by the coding sequence AGCTATAACTGCTTCCGCAATCACAACCTTAGATGAACTATCCAACGGAAGAGCAACCCTAGGTATTGGCCCTGGAGACAAGGCAACCTTCGATGCTTTAGGAATTGAATGGACCAAACCTGTGTCCACCATCAAAGACGCCATCACTATGATGAGTACCTTAATGTCCGGCGGAAAAACTGAAAGCGGCGCAAACCTAATGGGTACCAAAGCAGTCCAGGAAAAAATCCCTATTTACATGGGAGCACAAGGACCAATGATGCTCAAAACCGCCGGAGGATTCTCAGACGGTGCATTAATTAACGCATCAAACCCAAAAGACTTTGAAGCAGCTGTACCTCTCATAAAAGAAGGAGCAGCAGCAGAAGGTAAATCCATCTCCGACGTTGACGTTGCAGCATACACTTGCTGTTCCATAGATGATGACGCTGGTAAAGCACTAGGCGCAGCAAAAATCGTTGTAGCCTTCATCGCAGCCGGATCCCCACCACCAGTCTTCGAAAGACACGGACTAGCACCTGACACAGGAGCTAAATTCGGTGCATTCTTAGGTAAAGGTGACTTCGGTGGAGCAATTGGAGCTGTTACCGACGAACTCATGGACGCATTCTCTGTCGTAGGAACACCCGCAGACTTCGTACCCAAAATCGAAGCTCTCGGTGAAATGGGCGTAACCCAGTACGTAGCTGGTTCCCCTATCGGTCCAGACAAAGAAAAATCCATCAAACTGTTAGGAGAAGTCATAGACAACTTCTAA
- a CDS encoding radical SAM protein: MVSELVREIKVKSVLNKQKHADEWFLSGYSLNPYSGCSFNCVYCYTRGSKYGEHQVPGLAVKINAPETLVRQLKNRARKREYGFIAFGSATDPYLPIEKDLKITRELLMIILRFHFPVNILTRSPLILRDLDILEKIGKKAVLPPELAEKMDTGVVTSFSFSTTDEYLSKIFEPGAPPPQERLETMKKCKKEGFLVGAIFMPLLPFLSDKEEHLDEMIKKAKDYGADFILASGLTLFGEGPQDCKTSYYRVLEEHFPELVPKTKALFGNSFAPSRRYQQELHHKVVKLSKKHEIRNSVYKDGNVYEKWFE; the protein is encoded by the coding sequence ATGGTGAGTGAACTGGTCCGGGAGATTAAGGTCAAATCTGTTTTAAACAAACAAAAACATGCTGATGAGTGGTTCCTGTCAGGTTATTCTTTAAACCCCTACTCTGGTTGTTCCTTTAACTGTGTCTACTGTTACACCCGGGGCAGCAAGTACGGTGAACACCAGGTCCCTGGTCTGGCTGTTAAGATAAATGCACCAGAGACACTGGTTAGGCAGCTTAAAAACAGGGCCCGAAAAAGAGAGTACGGATTCATAGCTTTCGGTTCAGCTACCGATCCCTACCTGCCAATTGAAAAAGATCTCAAGATTACAAGAGAGCTTTTAATGATTATTTTAAGATTCCATTTTCCGGTAAATATTTTAACTCGTTCTCCATTGATATTGAGAGATCTGGATATTCTGGAAAAAATTGGCAAAAAGGCAGTGTTACCTCCGGAACTGGCAGAGAAGATGGATACTGGAGTTGTAACTTCCTTTTCTTTCTCCACCACTGATGAATATCTCTCCAAAATATTTGAACCCGGAGCTCCCCCTCCCCAGGAAAGATTGGAAACAATGAAGAAATGTAAAAAGGAAGGTTTCCTTGTAGGGGCCATTTTCATGCCTCTTTTACCATTTCTATCAGATAAAGAGGAACATTTAGATGAAATGATTAAAAAAGCTAAAGATTATGGTGCTGATTTCATCTTAGCAAGTGGATTAACCCTTTTTGGTGAGGGGCCCCAGGACTGTAAAACCAGTTACTATCGTGTTCTGGAGGAACATTTCCCAGAACTTGTACCTAAAACTAAGGCATTGTTTGGAAATTCCTTTGCACCATCACGTAGATATCAGCAGGAACTTCATCATAAAGTAGTTAAACTCTCTAAAAAGCATGAAATCCGCAATAGTGTTTATAAAGATGGAAATGTCTATGAAAAATGGTTTGAATAA
- a CDS encoding archaeosine biosynthesis radical SAM protein RaSEA, producing the protein MNNQQPLNNLLPDIRKKALKRVKKRSPQESAASWSGDDLLYSGPGRSIFIVLPTPGCAWALAGSGGCSMCSYIADSPLEEVSTEELVEIFKDLLQRQIQKQEIAGPTAIKIFVSGSFLNPDEISEDARQEIFRIINDYDDVEEVVVESRPEYVTEEVLRDCCQSIPDKIFEVAMGLESADDNIRLQRINKGFTREDFEKTMSTIKNLQSDFKVEGKVYLLVKPVLTSEGEAIEDAVKSAQYAAEIGVGRVSFCPSTIHKGTLMELLWRRGSYQPPWIWSTLEIIRRVRKSVKIPVIMDTAGFGTRRGPYNCKKCNSKLKDLIIESNINQTIPPEEECECKVKWEAEVEFSDVTRSTTNLLKTR; encoded by the coding sequence ATGAACAACCAGCAACCCCTAAATAATTTACTACCCGATATCAGGAAAAAAGCCCTGAAAAGGGTTAAAAAAAGATCTCCACAGGAATCGGCTGCCAGCTGGTCCGGAGACGACTTGTTATATTCTGGACCTGGCAGAAGCATATTCATAGTTCTACCCACACCAGGATGTGCTTGGGCTCTGGCAGGCTCAGGAGGTTGTAGTATGTGCAGTTACATTGCAGACTCACCCCTGGAAGAGGTTTCTACTGAAGAACTGGTAGAAATTTTCAAAGACCTACTCCAGAGGCAAATTCAAAAACAGGAGATTGCAGGACCCACTGCCATTAAGATATTTGTCTCCGGCAGCTTCTTAAACCCTGACGAAATATCAGAGGATGCTCGGCAGGAGATTTTCAGAATTATTAACGATTATGATGATGTTGAAGAAGTTGTAGTTGAGTCCAGACCAGAATATGTCACTGAAGAAGTTCTGAGGGATTGTTGTCAATCAATACCAGATAAAATATTTGAAGTGGCCATGGGCCTGGAGAGTGCGGATGATAATATTCGCCTGCAGAGAATAAACAAAGGATTCACACGTGAAGATTTTGAAAAAACCATGAGCACCATTAAAAACCTCCAATCTGATTTTAAAGTTGAAGGTAAGGTTTATTTGCTGGTTAAACCCGTGTTAACCTCTGAAGGTGAAGCAATTGAAGATGCTGTGAAATCTGCCCAATATGCAGCGGAAATTGGAGTAGGTAGGGTGTCTTTTTGCCCTTCAACCATCCATAAGGGAACTTTAATGGAACTACTATGGCGTCGTGGGTCTTATCAGCCCCCCTGGATCTGGAGTACTTTGGAAATCATCCGCAGGGTGCGAAAGTCTGTTAAAATCCCGGTGATCATGGATACTGCTGGATTCGGAACCCGAAGGGGACCCTATAACTGTAAAAAATGTAATTCCAAACTAAAAGATTTGATTATAGAGTCCAACATCAACCAGACCATTCCCCCTGAAGAAGAATGCGAATGTAAGGTTAAATGGGAGGCAGAGGTTGAATTTTCAGATGTGACCAGATCAACCACAAATCTCTTAAAAACCCGTTGA